The following coding sequences are from one Triticum aestivum cultivar Chinese Spring chromosome 5A, IWGSC CS RefSeq v2.1, whole genome shotgun sequence window:
- the LOC123105746 gene encoding uncharacterized protein isoform X2 yields the protein MLCGKDDAIYDGWQDGFRGLFDPCFVDEICRDDGETDWDYIDTVMNSEMMGYKIDWLTKLWFPSKFMDCWVMYLMDKDKKTMMVLDPTETDVMDEMKIKHEARAKKFQRRFRSLFNNFFGNGLVDTDGWTFLYPLVAQHEPCSREDSGVYITHYYTDFTGLYLRSTLTQD from the exons atgctatgtgggaagGACGATGCTATATACGACGGGTGGCAAGATGGGTTCAGAGGTTTGTTCGACCCGTGTTTTGTT GACGAGATTTGCAGAGATGATGGTGAAACTGACTGGGATTACATAGACACTGTGATGAACTCAGAAATGATGGGGTACAAGATTGATTGGTTGACAAAG TTGTGGTTCCCATCAAAATTCATGGATTGTTGGGTGATGTACCTTATGGACAAGGACAAGAAAACCATGATGGTCCTTGACCCTACGGAGACAGATGTGATGGATGAGATGAAGATCAAGCATGAAGCCCGTGCAAAAAAATTCCAACGTAGATTCCGTTCTCTTTTCAACAACTTCTTCGGCAACGGGTTGGTTGACACCGATGGCTGGACATTCTTATACCCACTAGTGGCGCAGCATGAGCCTTGCAGCAG GGAAGACAGCGGAGTGTACATCACACACTACTACACTGATTTCACCGGTCTGTACCTCCGGTCGACGCTGACTCAG GACTAA
- the LOC123105746 gene encoding uncharacterized protein isoform X3, whose translation MLYTTGGKMGSEDEICRDDGETDWDYIDTVMNSEMMGYKIDWLTKLWFPSKFMDCWVMYLMDKDKKTMMVLDPTETDVMDEMKIKHEARAKKFQRRFRSLFNNFFGNGLVDTDGWTFLYPLVAQHEPCSREDSGVYITHYYTDFTGLYLRSTLTQD comes from the exons ATGCTATATACGACGGGTGGCAAGATGGGTTCAGAG GACGAGATTTGCAGAGATGATGGTGAAACTGACTGGGATTACATAGACACTGTGATGAACTCAGAAATGATGGGGTACAAGATTGATTGGTTGACAAAG TTGTGGTTCCCATCAAAATTCATGGATTGTTGGGTGATGTACCTTATGGACAAGGACAAGAAAACCATGATGGTCCTTGACCCTACGGAGACAGATGTGATGGATGAGATGAAGATCAAGCATGAAGCCCGTGCAAAAAAATTCCAACGTAGATTCCGTTCTCTTTTCAACAACTTCTTCGGCAACGGGTTGGTTGACACCGATGGCTGGACATTCTTATACCCACTAGTGGCGCAGCATGAGCCTTGCAGCAG GGAAGACAGCGGAGTGTACATCACACACTACTACACTGATTTCACCGGTCTGTACCTCCGGTCGACGCTGACTCAG GACTAA
- the LOC123105746 gene encoding uncharacterized protein isoform X1, producing the protein MGVGGWGQAIWVCYVFILEKTLLMHLPFLLQNKKTQDEICRDDGETDWDYIDTVMNSEMMGYKIDWLTKLWFPSKFMDCWVMYLMDKDKKTMMVLDPTETDVMDEMKIKHEARAKKFQRRFRSLFNNFFGNGLVDTDGWTFLYPLVAQHEPCSREDSGVYITHYYTDFTGLYLRSTLTQD; encoded by the exons ATGGGGGTAGGCGGATGGGGGCAAGCTATATGGGTTTGCTATGTTTTCATTCTCGAGAAAACACTACTAATGCATCTGCCCTTCTTGTTGCAAAATAAAAAAACGCAGGACGAGATTTGCAGAGATGATGGTGAAACTGACTGGGATTACATAGACACTGTGATGAACTCAGAAATGATGGGGTACAAGATTGATTGGTTGACAAAG TTGTGGTTCCCATCAAAATTCATGGATTGTTGGGTGATGTACCTTATGGACAAGGACAAGAAAACCATGATGGTCCTTGACCCTACGGAGACAGATGTGATGGATGAGATGAAGATCAAGCATGAAGCCCGTGCAAAAAAATTCCAACGTAGATTCCGTTCTCTTTTCAACAACTTCTTCGGCAACGGGTTGGTTGACACCGATGGCTGGACATTCTTATACCCACTAGTGGCGCAGCATGAGCCTTGCAGCAG GGAAGACAGCGGAGTGTACATCACACACTACTACACTGATTTCACCGGTCTGTACCTCCGGTCGACGCTGACTCAG GACTAA
- the LOC123101745 gene encoding uncharacterized protein: protein MCFGYQPRPACFAKEQGEHLRAELFEIEAQAKSDLEYARSHGVIKPREARPGCTGVDCPHEGNDEERKDRVRSLAAAALAVVEQAMDNPELFEGIFDQARAVLSGLGVEGYTGEEVPRMNGNGNNTPQREENDGINWEDLERESQELVELENCQPCTDAQLTIVAPAVNGDSISSGGPYDGERVGNTLQGDVDSNREMSVDEATDDALLGVSSLEPSDYMEEEEDGIELDDEFLAVATQVPIDYTMHEEELNEENNLVGLNNLRGMLAALNTCIRWVAWIAATMMVGSARPGDDEDEDPPLNGQILLGWHDGGDDQPPGSGMTLPEGGSASRFQQAIIKYLHACANHEKTPTSVEARERATERSDAGELGPHVTTRPRALDVQTNCRPGPSFRRDDADGGDGKAPTNMLPSGAGGSTSRFQQAVQNYLHRFGIKYTVNTTGKTHDVSREDGYTNEQVAVRRD, encoded by the exons ATGTGTTTTGGCTATCAACCAAGACCGGCGTGCTTTGCTAAGGAGCAGGGGGAGCACCTCAGAGCAGAGTTGTTTGAGATTGAGGCTCAAGCAAAGTCCGACCTCGAGT ATGCCAGATCGCATGGAGTTATCAAACCTAGAGAGGCGAGGCCTGGCTGTACTGGAGTTGACTGCCCACATGAAGGCAACGACGAGGAGAGGAAGGATCGTGTGCGCAGCTTAGCAGCGGCTGCGCTTGCTGTAGTGGAGCAAGCTATGGACAATCCAGAACTCTTTGAAG GAATATTTGACCAGGCCAGAGCAGTGCTTTCGGGACTAGGTGTTGAAGGATATACTGGAG AAGAAGTACCTCGGATGAATGGAAACGGCAACAATACACCGCAACGTGAGGAAAATGAtgggatcaattgggaggatcTAGAGAGGGAGAGCCAGGAACTAGTGGAACTCGAAAACTGTCAGCCATGCACTGATGCACAACTGACCATCGTCGCCCCTGCTGTCAATGGTGATAGCATCAGCTCAGGGGGTCCTTATGATGGAGAGCGTGTAGGAAATACACTTCAGGGTGACGTTGACAGCAACAGGGAAATGTCGGTGGATGAAG CAACTGATGATGCTTTGTTGGGTGTATCATCGCTGGAACCAAGTGATTatatggaggaagaagaggacgggaTAG AGTTGGACGATGAGTTCCTGGCTGTGGCAACACAGGTGCCCATAGATTACACGATGCATGAAGAGGAACTAAATGAGGAAAACAATTTGGTTGGCCTTAATAACTTAAGGGGCATGCTTGCTGCACTGAATACATGCATCAGATGGGTAGCATGGATAGCAG CAACGATGATGGTTGGGAGCGCAAGGCCGggagatgatgaagatgaagaccCTCCTCTCAATGGTCAAatcttgttgggttggcatg ATGGTGGTGATGATCAACCTCCTGGGAGTGGGATGACATTGCCAGAGGGTGGGTCAGCGTCTCGCTTTCAGCAAGCAATTATCAAGTATCTTCATGCCTGTGCGAACCATGAGAAAACACCTACCAGTGTGGAAGCCCGTGAGCGTGCAACCGAGCGTAGTGATGCAGGAGAGCTTGGACCACATGTCACAACTCGTCCGCGAGCCTTGGACGTGCAAACAAACTGTCGTCCTGGACCTTCATTCCGTCGTGATGATGCTG ATGGAGGCGACGGGAAGGCTCCTACCAATATGTTGCCATCTGGAGCTGGTGGTTCAACCTCTCGTTTCCAGCAAGCAGTTCAGAACTATCTGCACCGGTTTGGGATTAAATACACAGTGAATACCACGGGTAAAACACATGATGTATCACGTGAAGATGGATACACAAATGAGCAGGTCGCTGTTAGGAGAGATTAG
- the LOC123105745 gene encoding uncharacterized protein, translating into MRRYITTHNNAAKREKWSRVAYEVTINEDMSIFSCECGQFEHTGMLCSHSLRVMEILHMEEIPKHHIMKRWMRDARDVLPRHLVQYQKDSSQNLSFTCRHATLYVKAMEVVRMRDASVASYDHVNAALDAVLQSGAAIAEKRDGLAFEDRLVEHTPAIPGPNGELAFVSLSNEQCRSPGHSVSVNAMQKLAAPDKHRGAGRPTSSREKAPYEGLSKRTRFCSICRREGHKKTTCPERGDAPKKPRKLGKCKNCGIEGHRRNTCKRPLGVPSHELYGIGLSHVSVICLNDFHRVFTLDQQCICTFSSVDSLCTAMYLRAQSFFL; encoded by the exons ATGAGGAGATACATCACCACTCACAATAATGCAGCGAAAAGGGAGAAGTGGAGCAGGGTTGCGTACGAGGTAACAATAAACGAAGATATGTCGATCTTCAGTTGCGAATGCGGCCAGTTCGAGCATACTGGCATGCTTTGCAGCCATTCGTTGAGG GTGATGGAAATTCTTCACATGGAGGAGATCCCCAAGCATCATATCATGAAGCGGTGGATGAGGGATGCGAGAGATGTACTGCCTAGGCACCTGGTTCAGTACCAGAAAGACAGTTCGCAAAACCTGTCATTCACATGCAGGCATGCAACTCTGTATGTGAAAGCTATGGAGGTCGTGAGGATGAGAGACGCAAGTGTTGCATCATATGATCATGTGAACGCGGCTCTCGACGCTGTGCTACAGAGTGGGGCAGCGATTGCGGAGAAGAGGGATGGGCTGGCTTTCGAGGATCGGCTCGTTGAACATACACCTGCAATACCAGGACCAAATGGGGAACTAGCGTTTGTCTCGCTGAGCAATGAACAATGCCGGAGCCCCGGTCATTCTGTCAGTGTGAATGCAATGCAGAAACTAGCAGCTCCAGACAAGCATAGAGGTGCTGGGAGACCGACAAGCAGCCGAGAGAAGGCTCCGTACGAGGGGTTAAGCAAGAGGACAAGATTCTGCAGCATATGCCGTCGCGAGGGTCATAAGAAGACGACGTGCCCAGAAAGGGGGGATGCGCCGAAGAAGCCACGGAAACTTGGCAAATGCAAGAACTGTGGAATAGAAGGGCATCGACGAAATACATGCAAGAGGCCGCTTGGGGTGCCGAGCCATGAGTTGTATGGAATCGGACTTTCTCATGTTTCAGTGATTTGTTTGAATGATTTCCATCGAGTGTTTACACTGGATCAGCAATGCATCTGTACTTTTAGCAGTGTAGACAGCCTGTGTACGGCGATGTATCTGAGAGCACAATCTTTCTTTCTGTAG